In the genome of Pyrobaculum islandicum DSM 4184, the window ATAACCACAATTATATGGCATATATCCAATCTAACAAGGGGGTATAACATCTCTATGTGTTGAAGTACATACATAAACGCTTTCTCAGCCTTTATGTACGTAACATCTATCTTAGCTGTTTTAGTCGGCTAGGGCGCTGGTCTTGGGGAAGGCTATAACGGGGAAACCACGGTATTTCTCTCACATGAACCAACCGGCCTTGGGGCCCCGGCCGACTGCTACATCTGGCGAGCCCCTCCGCCCGGGCACGGCCGGGCCCCCCGCCCCCGCCCACCAAGGCGTCTGGCGGGGGCGGGCCCCGAGCCCCCCGGGGAAGGCCGGTTGTACAAAGGGGGGCATTAGTCGGCTGCTTTATACAATAATTCGACGACCCCCGTCGTCTCTGCCTTTATACCCATTGTGTTAAACACTCGTTTTAGCTGTGCTTTACATGTCGCGCAGGGCCTTACGGCAGTTGTAAATTCAATGCCGCCATATGCCCTTTTCCAATACTCCACAGCTGTATTTAACATCTCTGGCGCTATGAGTCCGCCACCTCCTAGACAACATAACGACTCTCTTGGGTTTTTCCAAAGTTCTACATATTGGCCAACCGCCGCTTTTAACAACGCCCTTGGCTCCTCTATTAGGGGTACAGCCCCTCTGCTGTAGTTACATGGGTCCATATACACAACAAGCCCTCTAGTCTCTATACGCCTAATTTTCAACTCTCCACGTGTCAAAGCTCTATGGAGTATCTGGTGGATATGGGCGGAGGGCCGCGGCGATTTTGGAGCTACAAGTCTAGTGAAGATATGCCAGCCGTGGCCGCATTCGCCAAATATCGTAATGTGTGGTGAAACGCGTTTAATCTCCTCTAAATACATATTGGCAATTTTATACATATGCGCCCCGCTTAGGTAATAGCCGTAGTTTGCTGTGTCTGCAAGCCGTAGACTAATAACAACGTCGTATCCCACTCTATTGAGCAGATATATATAGCCCTTGAGCGCGTCTTCAAATTCAAAAATGTCGGAGGAGGAGGGGAATAGCAAGGCGTATCTACCGGAGGGCTTAACCTCGGCGCCTGAAACATCGGTGAATTTCTCGCCGTCGTATAAATATAAGCGCGCCGTCTCGCCTTTTTCACTCTCAATTTTTTTCACAACAACTCGGAGCGTCGCGGCTACAACTTTCG includes:
- a CDS encoding (Fe-S)-binding protein — protein: MAYASLAARACVKCRNCVEICPSYIATRDIKYSPMGRLELLRKGASEEEKFKVFSLCTMCKRCAYFCPLGLDVAEVTRQVRDFLAARGMAQPYVAKVVENFLRRGNNIGMPAKVVAATLRVVVKKIESEKGETARLYLYDGEKFTDVSGAEVKPSGRYALLFPSSSDIFEFEDALKGYIYLLNRVGYDVVISLRLADTANYGYYLSGAHMYKIANMYLEEIKRVSPHITIFGECGHGWHIFTRLVAPKSPRPSAHIHQILHRALTRGELKIRRIETRGLVVYMDPCNYSRGAVPLIEEPRALLKAAVGQYVELWKNPRESLCCLGGGGLIAPEMLNTAVEYWKRAYGGIEFTTAVRPCATCKAQLKRVFNTMGIKAETTGVVELLYKAAD